The Quercus robur chromosome 3, dhQueRobu3.1, whole genome shotgun sequence DNA segment AGATTTGGAGATACCTCAACCGAAGCAGCCACGTTCTGTCAGTATTTATACACTGTGAGGAGAGGAAGACAAGAAGGAAGGAACTCAGATACACTGTGAGAAAGAAAAAGGCTCTTCTTCGATCCAGAGAGTTTGCGGTTGTTGTGGGTGGTGCTGGCGCTGAGGAAGGAGATCTCTGCTGGTTTGTGGGTATAGTGGGCTTCTGTTGGTTTGTGGGTATGGTGGGTTTTGACTGAGGAAGAAGAAGGCAGAGACTGGGTTTTGCGTTTATAGGATTTTAGAAATGTTGCgtgaaaaggtttttttttttttttttttttttttttttttttttttttatatttatgtttttttttaatattatgccGACGTGGAAAAAGTTTAAgagattttagttttaatattagataataataataataataataacaataataatatattgatATATTGATTGAGGCCTTCTCTTTGTTTCAACGAAAATTGATACGAGTTTTCGGGATTGCTTTTCAACACATGGGTTAGGGGACTCATGGCTTATTAAGCTCAGACCCATAACCTAAACTGGTCTAGGTTGTATAATTAGATCACTATataattccattaaaaaatttgCTATTAAGTATGTAattaaattttcctaaaaaaaaaaaagaaagtatgtaattaactaatgaaaaaaatgattctcaaaaaaataaactaatgaaatttttttactaatttaaagatttttttaatgtgagaaaaatatttttagtggtaattttttaatgaaatttgattaaaaacttgagttgaataaatttaaaatttagagaacTCAATTAAACGAAAGCAAAATTAGATGACTAAGTTGAATTTCAGTCAAAATTAGAGAGtgtaatttgcattttaacaaaaaaaaatttatcttataACTTACtgcttataatttgttgtgaaaatattataaatgtgtGGATTTCAGTTAACTAAACTTTTAATACCTTTATAGTCCAATTGGTGACCcattaattaaatcaattaagGCTATGAAGGAGCCGAGcaaatatgtttattaaaagtttcttgttcatgtaattttatttcaaacataAGCTCATCACCAAACAATATTACATGCTCAAGCTTGGTTCGTTTTCTTATCAAACAAGTTCAAGCTTTTTCATGAGCTActtaattagcttattttttgtttccatataTAGTAAAACTATGATTTGAAATTTCTTAAACCTTCACAAATCTAAGTTTTTACTAGGAgtttcaagtgtttttttttttttttcaacccaacctTGTTAAGTTAAGAAATTCTCAACCCAACCTAACTTATCACATATGTAAAaatcaacccaatccaacctacacaaggttttttttttttttttttagaatgaacTTGTGTGATTTTATTAAGGTAAATCAGCTACATCCGATTGTAAAAACGAAACAATATATGATAGgacatcttccatccatactTGAAAATCTGGTATGTGTATAGCATGTTTTGCCAAATTATAAGCTATACTATTGCCGCTTCTCTTAATGTGAGAATACAACAATCTTACAAAATTATTTGCAAACAACCTCACATCCTCTACCAATAAACCCAGTGGGGATAGATTATGGTCTTCTGCCTTCAAAGGTTGAATCAGACCAAGAGAGCCCCCTTTGAGTATGGCATTTTGGGAACCTAGTTTGTGTGCAAACTTCAATGCTTTAAGTGCTGCCAAAGCTTTTATCTCATCTGCCTTGTAagcttgatttattttttctacaCAAGATGCCATAATAGCTCCATTATTGTTCCTTATTACAACTCCAATGCCTGACATGTTTAAATTACCGAACACGGCGCCATCAAAATTAACCTTAATAAAACCAGATTGTGGAGGACTCCACCTTGTTCCTCCAATGCCATTGCTCACAACCTTCATCTCTACAATCTGCGTGTTTGCTTGGTATTGCGCCAACATAGCTTTTGATTGTTATGCAACCTGATGAAGTGGACTGACCTAAATGTTCATTCGGACTTTATTCCTCTGACTCCAAACACTCCAAGCCGTATAAGCAAACAGCTCCAAGGACATTCTTTTCCCAACCATCCATGATAGCAACTCCTTCACACCCAAGAACCCAACTTCATGCTTGAAACTCCATTCTTCCTAATTAGCCCACACCACATCCAACTCTGAACATGACCATAGTGCATGCTTTGCTTCTTCGACAGCTAGTTTACACCTTTCACAGATTAAGTAGGCTACTATTTTCCTACGCATCAGAGCTTGTTTGGTTGGCAATGCATTACGACAAACTcgctaaataattttttttacctttggTGGAACTTGCATCTACCATATCTCTTTCCAAACCTTCTTGTCATAGATTGGGAGAGCTCGTGGATAAGCTTGCATCTCTGACTCCTCTTTAAGGAATCTATACCTAGACTTGCACGAATAGTGGCTGGAGGTGGAATAAGGCCAATATAAGGTGTCCTCTGCTACACTTTGGCTAAGGGGAATTTTCTTGATCAACTCCGCATCCTCTACCACAAATAGACTGTCAACCAGCTCTTCATTCCATCTTCTTGTGACTGGATCAATAAGTGTATCCACGTTGTGATTTTCAAAACTCTCTAAAGGATAACTTGGTTGCAATGGTGGGTGTTTTCTTGGCAGCCAACATTGCTgccaaatgttaatttttttctccACTTCCTATCCTCCATATTGCTCCCCTTTGAATgatgtctctctctctaaggaTATACACAAGGTTAAGTTGAGTGGTTGGGATGTGCATTCATGTTTTATGCCTtataaaaaattggattttcattaattatttatttatttttcaataaattgttATAATCCGTATGATATGATTAAATTATATTCAGAAtttccaaattcatcaaaaataattcttaaaataccaaaatcaaTCAAACTACAAAAGTTTAAATAAGGATAATACACTATGGATTGTGTTGGGTTAGAggggttaaaaaaattattaacttaaTTCCAAGCGGACCCaacattcaaaataaaattccaacGTGAGGCGTTgggttggtggatttgatgTCAGGGCCGACCCTAGGCCTAAACGATTTAGGCCATGGCCTAGGACCCCCGAATACAAGGCCCCAAAATATAGgggcaataattttttttttttaattttttttattattttaaaactaaaagaagtATGTGAGTAATGTTGTATATATTTCTCCCCACTCTTAAGAAGGcctaaaaaaattagagttttattAGTAATACTACATGTTTACTACATAAgtcttataaattgatatgtAACCAAACCAATAAGTAATTCAATActgatttattcttttattgaaGTACCACACCATTAACACATAAATTGTAagctttttataataaaatttgtggtaaTTTTATCATGTTCtccacaaaaaattaaaaattaatagaaattcAATCCAATCACCATCAAGCGAGTGATAAGTACTAAAGTCACTACACATTTATAACCAAAAACCTTACAAAGTAATATAGCAAGAATTTGATTAGTGCCACttgaacaatataataaatgaatttataaacaacttttttttataagtactcTGTTTCTCTGGCACTGAAGCAGGGAGACTGTGATCTCTCGTCTTTAAGCTAGTAGAAGTGATTGGTTCCTTCTTGTAAGGCGTTTGTTCCCTAAGATAACAGTGTTATCGGTAGGGCTagtgggtttttctttttggggtcTGGGAAACACTGAGAGGAAGGATGGAAAACTTAACAAAGGATTGGTGCAAGCTGTCGTTAAATGATAGAGAAGGAGGTAAACTCGCAGTAAAGAAGGACAGAGTATCTCATGAGTTCGCGTTTGTGGCAAGATTCCTAACTAAGAGAGTGTTGAATACTGAGGCGATAATCAGAACTTTTAGCCCTCTGTGGCGATCAAGGAATGGCTTTAAGGTTCGCAACGCAGGTGACCACattctgatttttgagtttgaCAATGCGGAGGAGGTTGAAAAAATTTTGGCAAGCGAGCCATGGAGTTTCGACAGGCACTTGGTCGTTCTTCAAAAATTGGCTAATGCAATCCCAGTCCATGACATGGCTTTGAACACAGTATCTCTTTGGGTACAAGTCCATAACATACCGATCAGTTTTTTAAACAAGGGAGTAGCAGAGGATTTATGTGACTCAGTGG contains these protein-coding regions:
- the LOC126719775 gene encoding uncharacterized protein LOC126719775; its protein translation is MLAQYQANTQIVEMKVVSNGIGGTRWSPPQSGFIKVNFDGAVFGNLNMSGIGVVIRNNNGAIMASCVEKINQAYKADEIKALAALKALKFAHKLGSQNAILKGGSLGLIQPLKAEDHNLSPLGLLVEDVRLFANNFVRLLYSHIKRSGNSIAYNLAKHAIHIPDFQVWMEDVLSYIVSFLQSDVADLP